The DNA region CGGTGTGCCGCGCTGCATGGACTCGGCGAGACACTCACGAGCGGCGGCATCCGTTCGCGCGACCATAATCGCGACTTTGTGCAGCCGCGAGTGAGACCAACGTAGAGGCCCGCCGCGATCCACATCCGGCCCGACCACGGAGGCATCGGCTGTGTCGCCCTGCACTCCATGCACCGTCGACGCGTAGGCGAGCTGCAAATGCTCCCGCGCATACTCGGCAGACGCTCGCCGCAACTCGCCGCTGTCGCCAATCGACACCAGATCGACGAACTCCTCGCGGCTGCCGCGCACGATCCATTGCGTACGGTTTTCGACGCCCGTGAGCCGATCGTTGCGGCGGGTTTGGACGGTGTCACCGACGAGGATGCGCTGCTCCCCCTCCCCCACGCGACCACGACAAGAAACAGCGCCACGCTGACCCACGCCGAAGCCGCTGGTGTGCGGCCAATCCTCTCGGTGGAGTAGCCCGAGAGAGCGGGACCGGCGGCATCCTTTCGGCAAGTGGTTGCTCGTGGGTTCGCGAGTTCGGCCGCTGCCGACGGCGCGAATCCCCCGCAGACCGCGACGCGCCGGAGCGGATGCCGCACACAGCAACCGCCCTTCCGCCTGGCTTGGCGGTGTTCTACCGCATATCTCTCGCGTGGCAGAAGTCAGTCGAATCCGCTGACGACCGCGTTGCGGTGATGCGCGAAAATCACACTCGTCCGGGTTGATGCCACGCTCGGTTGTCCCGAGATGTGCTCTACCACCATCGCGCGGAGAGCGGAGGAGTTCTGGACCGCCACGTGCACGATGTAGTCGTCACTGCCACCGACGAAGAATGTCTGAATGACCTGAGGCAGTCGCTGCACTGCCTCCGCAAACGCTGTAATGCTCTCTTGGCGCGAACCGGGCCGCAGGGTAACTCCGATCATTGCTTGTAGACCGCGCCCCAAACGAGCTTGGTCGATGGCGGCGTGATACCCGGTAATGACCTGTCGCGAT from Microbacterium sp. zg-B185 includes:
- a CDS encoding Lrp/AsnC family transcriptional regulator is translated as MRNEALDPIDATLVNELSRDARATNAQLANSAGVAASTAHARLRSLESRQVITGYHAAIDQARLGRGLQAMIGVTLRPGSRQESITAFAEAVQRLPQVIQTFFVGGSDDYIVHVAVQNSSALRAMVVEHISGQPSVASTRTSVIFAHHRNAVVSGFD